A stretch of Saccharomyces cerevisiae S288C chromosome IV, complete sequence DNA encodes these proteins:
- the DAD1 gene encoding Dad1p (Essential subunit of the Dam1 complex (aka DASH complex); complex couples kinetochores to the force produced by MT depolymerization thereby aiding in chromosome segregation; is transferred to the kinetochore prior to mitosis) yields MMASTSNDEEKLISTTDKYFIEQRNIVLQEINETMNSILNGLNGLNISLESSIAVGREFQSVSDLWKTLYDGLESLSDEAPIDEQPTLSQSKTK; encoded by the coding sequence ATGATGGCTAGTACATccaatgatgaagaaaagttgaTATCAACCACTGACAAATACTTCATCGAGCAGAGGAATATAGTATTGCAGGAGATCAATGAGACTATGAATTCAATCTTGAATGGTCTGAATGGTCTCAATATATCATTGGAGAGCTCGATAGCTGTGGGAAGAGAATTCCAGTCAGTTTCTGATTTGTGGAAAACACTTTATGATGGGTTGGAAAGTTTATCAGACGAAGCGCCCATCGACGAGCAACCTACTTTATCTCAATCGAAAACGAAGTAA
- the KCS1 gene encoding inositol polyphosphate kinase KCS1 (Inositol hexakisphosphate (IP6) and inositol heptakisphosphate (IP7) kinase; generation of high energy inositol pyrophosphates by Kcs1p is required for many processes such as vacuolar biogenesis, stress response, RNA polymerase I-mediated rRNA transcription and telomere maintenance; phosphorylated by the AMPK Snf1p, leading to reduced levels of pyrophosphorylated IP7, increased filamentous and invasive growth and increased cell elongation) produces the protein MDTSHEIHDKIPDTLREQQQHLRQKESEGCITTLKDLNVPETKKLSSVLHGRKASTYLRIFRDDECLADNNNGVDSNNGGSVTCADKITRSEATPKSVPEGLQVSEKKNNPDTLSSSLSSFILSNHEEPAIKPNKHVAHRNNITETGQGSGEDIAKQQSHQPQVLHHQTSLKPIQNVDEGCISPKSTYQESLHGISEDLTLKPVSSATYYPHKSKADSGYEEKDKMENDIDTIQPATINCASGIATLPSSYNRHTFKVKTYSTLSQSLRQENVNNRSNEKKPQQFVPHSESIKEKPNTFEQDKEGEQADEEEDEGDNEHREYPLAVELKPFTNRVGGHTAIFRFSKRAVCKALVNRENRWYENIELCHKELLQFMPRYIGVLNVRQHFQSKDDFLSDLDQENNGKNDTSNENKDIEVNHNNNDDIALNTEPTGTPLTHIHSFPLEHSSRQVLEKEHPEIESVHPHVKRSLSSSNQPSLLPEVVLNDNRHIIPESLWYKYSDSPNSAPNDSYFSSSSSHNSCSFGERGNTNKLKRRDSGSTMINTELKNLVIREVFAPKCFRRKRNSNTTTMGNHNARLGSSPSFLTQKSRASSHDASNTSMKTLGDSSSQASLQMDDSKVNPNLQDPFLKKSLHEKISNALDGSHSVMDLKQFHKNEQIKHKNSFCNSLSPILTATNSRDDGEFATSPNYISNAQDGVFDMDEDTGNETINMDNHGCHLDSGKNMIIKSLAYNVSNDYSHHDIESITFEETSHTIVSKFILLEDLTRNMNKPCALDLKMGTRQYGVDAKRAKQLSQRAKCLKTTSRRLGVRICGLKVWNKDYYITRDKYFGRRVKVGWQFARVLARFLYDGKTIESLIRQIPRLIKQLDTLYSEIFNLKGYRLYGASLLLMYDGDANKSNSKRKKAANVKVNLIDFARCVTKEDAMECMDKFRIPPKSPNIEDKGFLRGVKSLRFYLLLIWNYLTSDMPLIFDEVEMNDMISEEADSNSFTSATGSKINFNSKWDWLDEFDKEDEEMYNDPNSKLRQKWRKYELIFDAEPRYNDDAQVSD, from the coding sequence ATGGATACCTCTCACGAAATTCATGATAAAATACCCGATACATTAAGAgagcagcagcagcatTTGCGCCAAAAAGAGTCGGAAGGGTGCATAACAACATTGAAAGATCTTAATGTACCTGAGACGAAGAAACTTTCCTCCGTCTTACATGGCAGAAAGGCGAGTACATATTTAAGAATTTTTAGAGATGATGAATGTTTAGCCGATAACAACAATGGTGTAGATAGCAATAATGGCGGGTCCGTGACATGCGCGGACAAAATAACAAGGTCAGAAGCAACTCCCAAATCGGTACCAGAAGGACTACAagtttctgaaaaaaagaataaccCAGATACTTTGTCCTCTTCATTGTCAAGTTTCATTTTATCTAACCACGAGGAGCCGGCAATTAAGCCCAATAAACACGTGGCGCATAGAAATAATATTACTGAGACAGGTCAAGGCTCTGGTGAGGATATCGCAAAACAACAATCACACCAACCACAGGTGTTACACCACCAGACTTCTTTAAAGCCAATTCAGAATGTTGATGAGGGATGTATTTCGCCTAAGTCCACTTATCAGGAGAGCTTACATGGAATATCGGAGGACTTAACGTTAAAGCCTGTTTCTTCTGCAACATACTATCCTCACAAAAGTAAAGCAGATTCTGgttatgaagaaaaggataaaatggaaaatgatATTGATACTATTCAGCCTGCCACCATAAATTGTGCCTCTGGTATAGCGACACTTCCTAGTTCATATAACCGACATACTTTCAAAGTTAAGACATATTCAACTTTATCACAATCCCTAAGGCAAGAAAACGTCAACAATCGTAGTaacgaaaaaaaacctCAACAGTTTGTGCCACATAGCGAAtcaattaaagaaaaacccAATACGTTTGAACAAGATAAAGAAGGCGAGCAAGCGgacgaagaagaggatgaagGTGATAATGAACATAGGGAATATCCCCTAGCAGTTGAACTAAAACCATTTACGAATAGAGTTGGAGGTCACACTGCAATATTCAGATTTTCGAAGAGAGCGGTTTGTAAGGCTCTAGTGAATAGAGAAAACAGGTGGTATGAGAATATAGAGCTGTGCCATAAAGAATTATTGCAATTCATGCCACGTTATATTGGTGTCCTGAATGTTAGGCAACATTTTCAGTCAAAAGATGACTTTTTAAGCGATTTGgatcaagaaaacaacGGTAAAAATGATACCagtaatgaaaacaaagacATAGAAGTCAATCATAACAATAACGACGATATTGCGCTTAATACAGAACCCACGGGGACCCCCTTAACACACATACATTCCTTCCCCTTGGAACATTCGTCGAGACAAGTACTTGAAAAAGAGCATCCTGAAATTGAGTCTGTCCATCCACACGTGAAAAGATCACTGTCAAGTTCCAACCAACCTTCCTTGTTGCCCGAGGTTGTATTAAATGATAACAGGCATATTATACCGGAATCTCTGTGGTACAAATATTCCGATTCTCCAAACTCGGCACCGAATGATTCGTACTTTTCGTCCTCCTCTTCTCATAACTCATGTTCGTTCGGTGAGCGTGGCAATACaaataaattaaaaagaCGCGATTCTGGGTCCACCATGATCAATACTGAATTGAAGAACCTAGTCATAAGGGAAGTATTTGCACCGAAATGTTttagaaggaaaagaaactcTAATACGACTACAATGGGAAACCATAATGCGCGTTTGGGTTCCAGTCCATCTTTTTTAACACAAAAATCAAGAGCCTCGTCCCATGATGCATCGAATACGTCTATGAAGACTCTTGGTGATTCATCGTCACAAGCGAGTTTACAGATGGATGACTCGAAAGTCAATCCGAATTTGCAGGATcctttcttgaaaaaatcgcttcatgaaaaaatatctaaTGCTTTAGATGGCTCGCATTCAGTAATGGATTTGAAGCAATTCCACAAAAACGAACAAATAAAACATAAAAACTCTTTCTGCAACTCTTTATCACCCATTCTCACTGCAACCAATTCTAGAGATGATGGCGAATTTGCCACCTCCCCGAATTATATCAGCAACGCACAAGATGGTGTTTTTGATATGGATGAAGATACGGGAAACGAAACTATAAATATGGATAACCACGGCTGCCATCTTGACTCTGGTAAAAACATGATTATAAAGTCATTGGCGTATAATGTTTCAAATGACTATAGTCATCATGATATTGAATCAATTACGTTTGAGGAGACGTCCCACACCattgtttcaaaatttatctTATTGGAAGATTTGACAAGAAACATGAACAAGCCTTGTGCACTGGATCTAAAGATGGGGACAAGACAATATGGCGTAGACGCCAAAAGAGCCAAGCAACTGTCACAGCGTGCAAAGTGTTTAAAGACCACTTCTAGGCGTTTAGGCGTTAGAATCTGCGGATTAAAGGTTTGGAACAAAGATTATTATATCACAAGAGATAAATACTTTGGTAGAAGGGTTAAGGTTGGTTGGCAATTTGCTAGGGTACTTGCACGTTTTTTGTATGATGGTAAGACCATTGAAAGTTTAATCAGGCAAATTCCAAGGTTGATCAAGCAACTAGATACTTTGtattctgaaatttttaatttgaAAGGTTACAGGCTATATGGCGCGTCTTTATTACTAATGTACGATGGAGATGCTAATAAATCAAATtctaaaaggaaaaaagctGCTAATGTTAAAGTCAACTTGATCGATTTTGCACGTTGTGTTACTAAAGAAGATGCAATGGAATGTATGGATAAATTTCGTATACCCCCAAAATCGCCAAATATAGAAGATAAAGGGTTCTTACGAGGTGTGAAGAGCTTGAGGTTTTATCTGTTATTAATCTGGAATTATCTGACTTCTGATATGCCGTTAATTTTCGATGAAGTAGAGATGAATGATATGATTAGCGAAGAAGCAGATTCGAATAGTTTCACCTCCGCCACCGGTTCGAAAATCAACTTCAACAGTAAGTGGGATTGGTTAGATGAATTTGACaaagaagacgaagaaatGTATAATGATCCAAATAGTAAACTAAGAcaaaaatggagaaaatACGAGCTTATTTTCGACGCTGAACCAAGATACAATGACGATGCTCAAGTTAGTgattga
- the PSF1 gene encoding DNA replication protein PSF1 (Subunit of the GINS complex (Sld5p, Psf1p, Psf2p, Psf3p); complex is localized to DNA replication origins and implicated in assembly of the DNA replication machinery): MYGDLGNKLVLEAKRTKQLYARSNQDVNLPMYHEDIIRNILKEVSNLRKNTEYLKEQQQLGMLDDKVAKCQYFVTLLCMERNKRCLLAYQRLRTDILDSMAWNNNGLDLMSSITFSQQDTNNLSHQEQEYLKEYCDLITDLKSGDLVDIDLSGSLVPPSDVFIDVRVLKDAGEIQTEYGVFNLIKDSQFFVRQSDVERLIQQGYLQKI, encoded by the coding sequence ATGTATGGAGATTTAGGTAATAAATTAGTATTAGAAGctaaaagaacaaaacaGCTGTACGCAAGAAGTAATCAAGATGTTAATTTACCCATGTATCATGAAGATATAATACGAAATATTCTGAAAGAAGTTTCAAATTTACGTAAAAATACGGAATATCTTAAAGAACAGCAGCAACTAGGAATGCTAGATGATAAGGTGGCTAAATGCCAGTATTTCGTTACCTTGTTATGTATGGAAAGGAACAAGAGATGTCTCTTAGCATACCAAAGGTTGAGAACAGACATACTAGATTCTATGGCTTGGAATAATAATGGTCTGGACTTGATGAGTAGCATTACGTTTAGCCAACAAGACACAAATAACCTTTCTCATCAAGAGCAggaatatttgaaagaatacTGCGATTTAATTACTGATTTAAAAAGTGGTGACTTGGTCGATATTGATTTATCCGGCTCTTTAGTGCCTCCGAGCGATGTATTTATTGATGTTAGAGTGCTCAAAGATGCTGGTGAGATTCAAACTGAATACGGCGTGTTTAACCTTATTAAAGACTCCCAGTTTTTCGTAAGGCAGTCTGATGTAGAGCGTTTGATTCAACAAGGTTATTTGCAGAAGATATGA
- the HED1 gene encoding Hed1p (Meiosis-specific protein; down-regulates Rad51p-mediated mitotic recombination when the meiotic recombination machinery is impaired; promotes synapsis and required for the normal morphogenesis of synaptonemal complex; prevents the recruitment of Rad54p to site-specific DNA double-strand breaks in vivo; early meiotic gene, transcribed specifically during meiotic prophase): protein MQQRSNRRSCSYIPLGVHNNAEKSLCTEVAPARKNKRSITTSPIVNINVVERRLFNLELEKQQLRAKNLSENTGGGSPNGGAYLDAKKGVREQDQYQGGPSKELDRLQPPPSMKKSPPRKKKSLKDLIYETNKTFYQVDSNKVKYKVGLSKKQLLPSKTVDN, encoded by the coding sequence ATGCAACAAAGATCAAATAGGAGAAGCTGCTCCTATATACCACTCGGGGTACATAATAATGCCGAAAAGAGCTTGTGCACCGAAGTTGCTCCAGCaagaaagaacaaaaggTCTATTACGACTTCTCCCATAGTCAACATCAACGTTGTAGAAAGAAGACTGTTTAATTTGGAATTGGAAAAACAACAACTTCGTGCCAAAAATCTGTCTGAGAACACAGGTGGCGGAAGCCCCAATGGGGGTGCTTATCTGGACGCCAAAAAAGGAGTAAGAGAACAAGATCAATACCAAGGAGGTCCCTCGAAAGAGCTTGACAGGCTACAACCACCACcttcaatgaagaaaagccctccaaggaagaagaagagccTAAAGGACTTGATATATGAAACGAACAAGACATTCTATCAGGTGGATTCTAACAAGGTTAAATATAAGGTAGGTCTATCCAAGAAACAGCTATTACCATCCAAAACGGTAGACAACTAA
- the RAD61 gene encoding Rad61p (Subunit of a complex that inhibits sister chromatid cohesion; also negatively regulates chromosome condensation; inhibited by Eco1p-acetylated cohesin subunits Smc3p and Mcd1p; binds Smc3p ATPase head of cohesin; related to the human Wapl protein that controls the association of cohesin with chromatin), translating into MRAYGKRGPVLRTPFRSNKGLPSSSDVEFSDDDVNSVIPDVSSTISSSIADHPIEGLLDEPRKAQDSSSSFDGANEKPSSQLDSKRNDQNVKIITSSDTSMAFMKDEKLSAFNFLDGSKASKRKRRRTYQKHDANITSSIEPDVQDEDSITMHNEFESIRKIYNDINEFILKLPRADDDILNKMLENEMKMDDSIENNSIRTSKDKKYGKFRTILINKNKENEIMGEEVDQKANTLSLNNADNSNAEKEGLTSTNHYNELKNMGDTIKYQDDIEFLLSNSKSNDNTTVPINEYFKKLLNLSLMIINDEEFFQYAKRYFKKEIIKLSFAQFRSDFPELILLQGYLLHKVSESQSDFPPSFDNFSIELSKDDGKIRTKKNKHIKKLSHLNFEDFLRKTQFKTGLYYSLSLWEMHGNLSLDIIKRISILASNKDLFSRHVKTFIPLLEKLITASEFCHMYIEQPEMFDSLISNLNNQFKDMLDDDSLIKILILLTNMEVHNYTLWKEADMIFQSSMNTILESIHPLTDAKVDNILLHLGLCLNICSRENSRLKLDGKLWYDMKTIFVKMIRDGSDTENRLVQGLFYLNFSFLIKQRKENSNLDPGELNLLLVELEAFKSETSQFNEGISNKIEIALNYLKSIYTSERITI; encoded by the coding sequence atgagaGCATATGGAAAGAGGGGCCCAGTTCTCAGAACTCCTTTTAGATCTAATAAAGGCTTGCCATCTTCTTCCGATGTTGAATTTAGTGATGACGATGTAAACTCCGTGATTCCTGATGTAAGTTCTACCATTTCGAGCAGTATTGCAGACCACCCGATAGAGGGATTATTGGACGAGCCTAGAAAGGCTCAGGACAGCTCGTCGTCATTTGATGGTGCAAATGAGAAGCCCTCTTCACAACTGGACTCAAAAAGGAATGACCAAAACGTCAAAATTATCACTAGCAGTGATACCTCAATGGCATTTATGAAAGATGAAAAGTTAAGTGCCTTTAATTTCCTTGATGGTTCAAAGGCATctaagagaaaaagaagaagaacttaCCAAAAGCATGATGCGAACATAACGTCTTCAATTGAACCAGACGTACAAGATGAAGACAGCATTACAATGCACAATGAATTTGAATCAATAAGGAAAATATACAATGACATCAATGAATTCATATTGAAGCTACCGAGAGCTGACGATGATATACTGAATAAAATGCTTGAAAATGAGATGAAGATGGACGACTCTATAGAGAATAATAGCATACGCACATccaaagacaaaaaatatGGCAAATTTAGAACAATAttaataaacaaaaataaagaaaatgaaataatgGGAGAAGAGGTAGATCAGAAAGCTAACACCTTGTCCCTAAATAACGCTGACAACAGTAATgctgaaaaagaaggattAACTTCAACAAATCACTACAAcgaattaaaaaatatgggaGATACAATAAAATACCAGGATGATATTGAGTTTCTTCTGTCCAATTCTAAAAGTAATGACAATACTACGGTACCAATCAATGAATACTttaaaaaacttttaaatTTATCCCTAATGATTATTAATGAcgaagaattttttcaatatgcgaaaagatatttcaaaaaggaaataattAAGCTTAGTTTTGCGCAATTTAGATCGGATTTTCCTGAATTAATCTTATTACAGGGTTATTTACTACATAAAGTTAGTGAATCACAATCCGATTTCCCGCCAAGCTTTGACAATTTCTCTATCGAATTAAGTAAAGATGATGGTAAAATACGgacaaaaaagaataagcATATTAAAAAACTCTCACACCTAAATTTCGAAGACTTTCTTCGGAAGACTCAATTCAAAACGGGACtttattattcattatCACTCTGGGAAATGCATGGTAATTTATCGTTAGATATAATCAAGAGAATCTCCATCCTTGCTTCAAATAAGGACTTATTCAGTCGGCACGTTAAGACTTTTATTCCtcttttagaaaaattaataacCGCTTCCGAATTTTGCCACATGTATATTGAACAACCTGAAATGTTCGATTCACTGATAAGCAACTTGAATAATCAGTTTAAGGATATGCTTGATGATGACTCGTTGATTAAAATCCTAATCTTGTTAACAAACATGGAAGTACATAACTATACGCTATGGAAAGAGGCAGATATGATATTTCAAAGTTCAATGAACACAATTTTGGAAAGCATACATCCATTGACAGACGCGAAAGTTGATAACATACTCTTGCATTTAGGGCTCTGCCTCAATATTTGCAGTAGAGAAAATAGTCGTTTAAAACTTGACGGCAAATTATGGTATGATATGAAAACTATATTTGTTAAAATGATCCGTGACGGTTCTGACACTGAAAATAGGTTAGTACAGGGCCTGTTTTacttaaatttttcatttttaattAAACAAcggaaagaaaatagtaaTTTAGACCCAGGGGAGCTCAATTTGTTACTAGTAGAGCTGGAAGCATTTAAATCGGAAACATCTCAATTTAATGAAGgtatttcaaataaaatCGAAATAGCGTTAAATTACCTAAAATCAATATACACGAGTGAAAGAATTACAATATAA
- the RPL4B gene encoding 60S ribosomal protein uL4 RPL4B (Ribosomal 60S subunit protein L4B; homologous to mammalian ribosomal protein L4 and bacterial L4; RPL4B has a paralog, RPL4A, that arose from the whole genome duplication) yields MSRPQVTVHSLTGEATANALPLPAVFSAPIRPDIVHTVFTSVNKNKRQAYAVSEKAGHQTSAESWGTGRAVARIPRVGGGGTGRSGQGAFGNMCRGGRMFAPTKTWRKWNVKVNHNEKRYATASAIAATAVASLVLARGHRVEKIPEIPLVVSTDLESIQKTKEAVAALKAVGAHSDLLKVLKSKKLRAGKGKYRNRRWTQRRGPLVVYAEDNGIVKALRNVPGVETANVASLNLLQLAPGAHLGRFVIWTEAAFTKLDQVWGSETVASSKVGYTLPSHIISTSDVTRIINSSEIQSAIRPAGQATQKRTHVLKKNPLKNKQVLLRLNPYAKVFAAEKLGSKKAEKTGTKPAAVFAETLKHD; encoded by the coding sequence atgtcCCGTCCACAAGTTACTGTTCACTCTTTGACTGGTGAAGCTACTGCCAATGCCTTGCCATTGCCAGCTGTCTTCTCCGCTCCTATCCGTCCTGACATTGTCCACACTGTTTTCACCTCTGtgaacaagaacaagagaCAAGCTTACGCTGTTTCTGAAAAGGCTGGTCACCAAACCTCCGCTGAATCCTGGGGTACCGGTCGTGCCGTCGCTCGTATTCCAAGAgttggtggtggtggtacCGGTAGATCCGGTCAAGGTGCCTTCGGTAACATGTGTCGTGGTGGTCGTATGTTTGCTCCAACTAAGACCTGGAGAAAGTGGAACGTTAAGGTTAACCACAACGAAAAGCGTTACGCCACTGCTTCTGCTATTGCTGCTACTGCTGTTGCTTCTTTGGTCTTGGCCAGAGGTCACAGAGTCGAAAAGATTCCAGAAATCCCATTGGTTGTCTCCACTGACTTGGAATCTATTCAAAAGACCAAGGAAGCTGTTGCTGCTTTGAAGGCTGTTGGTGCTCACTCCGACTTGTTGAAGGTCTTGAAGTCCAAGAAATTGAGAGCCGGTAAGGGTAAGTACAGAAACAGAAGATGGACTCAAAGAAGAGGTCCATTAGTTGTCTACGCTGAAGACAACGGTATCGTCAAGGCCTTGAGAAACGTTCCAGGTGTTGAAACTGCCAACGTTGCTTCTTTGAACTTGTTGCAATTGGCTCCAGGTGCTCACTTGGGTAGATTCGTTATCTGGACCGAAGCTGCTTTCACCAAGTTGGACCAAGTCTGGGGTTCCGAAACCGTTGCCTCCTCCAAGGTCGGTTACACTTTGCCATCCCACATCATCTCCACTTCTGATGTCACCAGAATTATCAACTCTTCTGAAATCCAATCTGCTATCAGACCAGCTGGCCAAGCTACTCAAAAGCGTACTCAcgttttgaagaagaaccCATTGAAGAACAAGCAAGTTTTGTTGAGATTGAACCCTTACGCCAAGGTCTTTGCTGCTGAAAAGCTAGGTTCCAAGAAGGCTGAAAAGACTGGTACCAAGCCAGCTGCTGTTTTCGCCGAAACCTTGAAGCATGACTAG